The bacterium DNA window CACGGCGACGACGGCCAGCGAAGCCCCCACCGGCACGTGATACCACGGCATGATGAGCATCTTGCTGCCGATGAAGGTGAGCACCATGGCCAGGCCGTATTTCAGCAGATGGAAGCGGTCAGCCACGTCGGCCAGCAGGAAATACAGCGCCCGCAGGCCCATGATGGCGAAGATGTTTGAGGTGAAGACGATGAAGGGGTCGGTGGTGATCGCGAAGATCGCGGGGATGGAGTCGACGGCGAACACGATGTCCGTCGCCTCGACCACAACCAACACCATCAGCAGCGGCGTCGCCAGCCACCGGCCGCCCTCCTTGACGACGAAGCGGGCGCCGCGGTAGTCGGAGGTGAGGGGGATGAAGCGCCGGAACACCTTCATCACGGGGTTGCGCTCGGGGTGGATCTCGCCGCCGCGGTGCAGCAGCAGCTTGACGCCGGTGAAGAGCAGGAACGCGCCGAAGACGTAGATGATCCAGTGGAAGCGGTGGATCAGCGCGGCGCCGGTCACGATGAACAGCGCGCGCATGACCAAGGCGCCCAGGATGCCCCAGAACAGGACCCGGTGCTGGAGCTTCGCCGGCACGGCGAAGAAGGAGAACAGCACGATGAACACGAACAGGTTGTCGACCGAGAGCGCCTTCTCGAGCAGGTAGCCGGTCAGGAACTCCAGCCCGTGGACCGCGCCGAAGTGGTGCCAGATCCAGGCGTTGAACAGCAGGGAGATGCCGATCCAGACCCCCGACCAGATCA harbors:
- a CDS encoding TerC family protein, producing the protein MEGISVGTPALWAGFIGFVLVLLALDLGIFNRRAHEIHVREALIWSGVWIGISLLFNAWIWHHFGAVHGLEFLTGYLLEKALSVDNLFVFIVLFSFFAVPAKLQHRVLFWGILGALVMRALFIVTGAALIHRFHWIIYVFGAFLLFTGVKLLLHRGGEIHPERNPVMKVFRRFIPLTSDYRGARFVVKEGGRWLATPLLMVLVVVEATDIVFAVDSIPAIFAITTDPFIVFTSNIFAIMGLRALYFLLADVADRFHLLKYGLAMVLTFIGSKMLIMPWYHVPVGASLAVVAV